Below is a window of Impatiens glandulifera chromosome 2, dImpGla2.1, whole genome shotgun sequence DNA.
ACGGAACAATGTTTGCGGATGTCATACTAGTtatcctttaattaaaaaaaaataaaaaattccgatattatattatattatatttaatcatttttataattgcACTGTACAAAATAATATACACAACTTTCCTCTGAACCAAAAGGTTGGtttcaaaataaactattaattaattaatttacactGCATACACCTGCCtttcaaaaaaaagaaaaaaaaaagttggtttcaataataataataataatacatccaTTGTATATAAAAAGGAGTGATTCCATTTACTTCTCTCTATCTatctctatctatctatctatcctAGTTACTTTGGTGTATTATCTAAAACCATAGAAAAATGGAGGTGCAAAGAGTCCAGGCTATCTCGACATTATCGAAATGCATGGACACGATTCCGGCGGAGTTCATCCGATCGGAGAACGAACAACCGGCCATCACCACCGTGAAGGGTGAGATCCTTGAGGTTCCGGTGATCGATCTATTGGGAGGAAACATTGAGGATAATTCCGGTGTTGTTGAGGCGGTGGCGGCGGCGGCCAAGGAATGGGGAATATTCCAAATTGTGAATCATGGAATATCTGGAGAAGTGATAAATCATTTGCAGAAAGTTGGTAAAGAGTTTTTCGAACTTGATCAAGAGGAAAAGGAGTTAATTGCAAAACCAGCTGATTCAAAGAGCATGGAAGGCTATGGAACCAAATTGCAGAAGGAAGTTGAAGGGAAGAAAGGTTGGGTAGACCATTTGTTTCATAGAGTTTGGCCACCTTCCGCCATTAATTACCATTTCTGGCCCAAAAATCCACCTTCCTACAGGTAATTAGACACTCACGTCCATTGTTTGTTTCCGTATTCGTTCAAAAACGCTTTTAGTGAAAATCGAACTCGACTCTTGGTTTTAGGTTTTTAGTTTCATTGGGCATATTTTGAGGGTTTAGTACgacataaattaattagtttttattttaaaattatatatttctttcaatTAATGTCATCATGTGATAACCGATAAGATCGGGTGCTCCTTtcaatatataaagataaaatatgcatgACATATGAATCTCGATGGTTCAGCCTTGGTAGAAAGTTGTTTTGGCTACATTCCTTCTATTAGATGAAACTGTatcttgtttgtttgtttatttatttattaattaaaaacatttggGTAATTTATTTGAGGTTTTTGTTGCTGTTGTTATTGTTAAGGGAAGCAAATGAGGTGTATACAGAGAAGTTAAGGGTGGTGGTAGATAAGCTGTTGAAATGGCTTGGGCTTGGACTTGGGCTTGAGGCCCATCAGATGAAAGAAGCTATAGGAGGTGATGAAACCATATACCTAATGAAGATCAACTATTACCCTCCATGCCCTAGGCCAGATCTGGCACTAGGGGTTGTGGCCCACACTGATATGTCAGCACTTACCATCCTTGTTCCCAATGAGGTCCCAGGCCtccaagttttcaaaaatgatcaTTGGTATGATGTTAAATACATCCCTAATGCTTTAATTGTACACATTGGTGACCAAGTTGAggtaactattattattattacttcattcattttatttcaatttcaattcatttttcaaattttaataacaataataataataggtaaTGAGCAATGGGGAGTATAAGGCGGTTCTACATCGTTCTACTGTGAACAAGGATACAACAAGGATGTCATGGCCGGTGTTCATTGAACCGGCTGACGAACAAAAAGTTGGACCTATCTCGAACCTCGTCGGAGATAATAATCCACCAAAATATAAGACTAAGAAGTATAAGGATTATGTTTATTGTAAACTCAATAAGATTCCTCAGTGAAGCTGGTAGAGAAATAATAACCATAATAAATGAgctttaatttgtttgttaagTTAAAATGTAATGTGTTGGAgtattatatgattatttaataTTGGAGAGAATATGTTTGTCATTCAAATTTTGTGTGAAAAATGTTCTAATAAATTTACACTTTTTCTATTGTCTtgttttcatttgattttttttcaaataattatttatcaaatattacttaataatttgaggatacatttacaattcaataacATTAATTCACATCACATCGTTTTCACCTATTTTCTCTCTAACATTTATTAGTGGACAGAGATTCATCGCATCAAGACACAACTGTcttgattaatataaaaaaaatgaaaatgaaaatttaacatgaaaaaaagaaagtagaagaagtgtttaatatattatcttataatacTATCAAATGATTTGATATTTATATGAGCCTAAagtaatttatgaaataaatgttaattaaattataaagtaatCGTGTTAAAAGTAGTGGAGTCATTTCCTCAATTCATATGCAAAAGCAGGGAATTAATTGATTATTGGTTGGCCCACATAACCCATTAAAGATTAAACACTCATGTTCacaatgaaatttaaaaatgcttttgtaaaagaaaaaaaaaataatatctccGCGTACcattaattgattgattgtGAGCTTTATcgaaatattgtttttattacaaaataggACTTGTGATTTGTAAGGCTCCCTGTCACAAACTcaattcttttgaaaaataaaaatcaaaggTTGCATACCCTTCTCTTTTGggtaaaagatatataattacaCTATCATAAATGTACAAATGTTACTATGAGTGGTGACCAATATTTTGGTCAACCTAACATAACCCATCCCAAATTAAATTGAGttgtttcaatatatatatatatagtctagataactaaaaatatttagatatttttctagtttttagaatttttctacaaatttttttcataattttgtatGTGTAGACGTTTGAAGTTCACTagaataacttatttttattgtgttttagTTCGggttaaatgaaaaataaagaaacaggttttataatttatacatttattattattatttacattgaGTAATTTCAGGTtaccctaaattatttatttatttttatctgaGTGTAAGTTTTCAATCAAAACAGTAATGACAACAAAAGATGGTGTGTACGCATATTTGTATACTTTAactatatttttcatataaaataaataaaacaatataaagtATTAAAAGTGGTGTTTAAGAGACAAATGTTTGAAATTAGTTTTTtactgaaatatttttaaatcgaAGGAAAAATCATAAtagtaaatattttgtttactttttaggttaaaaatattattttcttaaatgaataatatatatattccgaACTCATGTCTCTTACTTATATTAGAGTGCTTTTAACCGAATAATGAAGCCCGATTTCAGGAGGATAGacaatctaatttaattaacctgtttataaattatgtttttgttatgaTCCTGTGTTTCACACCTCTTTCGTTACAATTAATTTCGTGAGTTAAGCACATAAATCGCACTCACTCAACCAAACATTCAACTCGGAATATCTAAACTCATTTTGCCGCTAGACT
It encodes the following:
- the LOC124927680 gene encoding flavonol synthase/flavanone 3-hydroxylase, translating into MEVQRVQAISTLSKCMDTIPAEFIRSENEQPAITTVKGEILEVPVIDLLGGNIEDNSGVVEAVAAAAKEWGIFQIVNHGISGEVINHLQKVGKEFFELDQEEKELIAKPADSKSMEGYGTKLQKEVEGKKGWVDHLFHRVWPPSAINYHFWPKNPPSYREANEVYTEKLRVVVDKLLKWLGLGLGLEAHQMKEAIGGDETIYLMKINYYPPCPRPDLALGVVAHTDMSALTILVPNEVPGLQVFKNDHWYDVKYIPNALIVHIGDQVEVMSNGEYKAVLHRSTVNKDTTRMSWPVFIEPADEQKVGPISNLVGDNNPPKYKTKKYKDYVYCKLNKIPQ